In Procambarus clarkii isolate CNS0578487 chromosome 36, FALCON_Pclarkii_2.0, whole genome shotgun sequence, one DNA window encodes the following:
- the LOC123756098 gene encoding beta-1,3-galactosyltransferase 6, giving the protein MRRASGLPFCRRPLRNTIYVLSCVGAFMLGSLSTLMTVDPMRCDIHQCTEKIKHIDVEDSNRWLGMWGHQNAGSEKSVFLVIVLLSAPVNVEQRNVIRQTWLSEEKSDTLHLFVLGVNSLNEDLNTTIQSEQKRFGDLLLLNNVIDSYQALTKKLLASFVHVHYNVKFRFLLKCDDDTYVQVSQLHKELKSVPYKQRLYWGFFDGRATPKKSGPWKEADWVLCDRYLPYALGGGYVLSSDVVTFVATNSKYLKLYRNEDVSLGTWLAPLDLHRVHDTRFDTEYKSRGCNNEYLVTHKQSTLHMREKYNSLKATSLLCREQFQVHKSYKYNWNVPPSQCCIRNDSSIP; this is encoded by the coding sequence ATGCGTCGCGCTTCTGGATTACCCTTCTGCAGGAGGCCACTTCGTAATACTATCTATGTTTTGTCCTGTGTTGGGGCATTTATGCTTGGAAGTTTGTCGACTTTGATGACAGTTGATCCAATGAGGTGTGATATTCATCAGTGTACAGAAAAAATCAAACACATAGATGTAGAAGATTCAAACCGTTGGCTTGGCATGTGGGGCCATCAAAACGCAGGATCTGAAAAGAGTGTTTTCCTTGTCATTGTCTTGTTAAGTGCCCCAGTTAACGTAGAGCAGAGAAATGTGATCAGGCAGACATGGCTTAGTGAAGAAAAGTCAGACACGCTTCATTTATTTGTTCTGGGTGTCAATAGCTTAAATGAGGACCTCAACACAACTATTCAATCTGAACAAAAAAGATTTGGAGACTTACTGTTGTTAAATAATGTTATTGATTCCTATCAAGCTCTAACTAAGAAGCTTTTGGCTTCTTTTGTACATGTACATTATAATGTTAAGTTTAGATTCCTGCTGAAATGTGATGATGATACATATGTTCAGGTTTCACAGCTTCACAAGGAACTAAAGAGTGTGCCATATAAGCAGCGTTTGTATTGGGGATTTTTTGATGGACGTGCAACTCCTAAAAAAAGTGGTCCTTGGAAAGAGGCagattgggtgttgtgtgatagatATTTACCATATGCATTAGGGGGTGGATACGTTTTGTCGTCTGATGTTGTCACATTTGTTGCAACAAATTCAAAGTATTTGAAACTCTACAGAAATGAGGATGTTTCTCTTGGAACTTGGCTAGCTCCTTTAGACCTGCATAGAGTACACGATACCAGGTTTGATACAGAATATAAATCTCGGGGCTGCAATAATGAATACCTGGTTACTCACAAGCAGAGTACTCTGCATATGCGTGAAAAATATAATTCCCTAAAGGCCACTAGCCTACTTTGTCGTGAACAGTTCCAAGTTCATAAGTCATATAAATATAACTGGAATGTGCCTCCTTCACAGTGCTGTATTAGAAATGATTCTTCAATCCCATAA